TTAAAACCGGGATAGATTATCATGGTTTCCCACTCTATGATTCGATTTATGTAAATTAGTTAAAGTGGGTTATTTAAAAGTTTGAGTTTTTTAGGCAAGACACCGTCAGTGACGAAGTGCTCATTTTGATTTGATCTTTGCCAACAAGGGAGTGTTCGGCGTGTTTGTAGCTGCATCATCACGTTGTTTTTCTGATGAATCGTTTGAAGTCAGTTGTGAGCGACTCACCGATCTGGAGTTCGATAAAATCGAAATCTGGATGGATGAAGAGAGTGATCACCTGAAGCCATCTGAAGTGGCTAATTCACCAGAAGACTTTTATTCGCGTTTTAAGGAAGTCACTCGGCTGACTCCCATTGCCTTTTGTCTGGAAAATGACATTGACCCCGATTCGTTTCAATCGTTGTGTAAAACAGCGAAGCTGATGCGAATCGCCCAGATTACGATTCCCGCTTCTCCATTGGGAACGCCGTTTAATTCTGAAATTGATCGCCTGAAGGCGTTACTGGAAATTGCCAGCCGTGACGGAATCTGCCTGTCGATCAAAACCAAGACGGGGCAACTGACCGAAGATCCACGAACGGCGACGGAACTCTGTCAGTCCGTGAAAGGGTTAGGACTTACTTTAGATCCCAGTTATTATACCTGCGGACCTTACAGTAATACGTCTTATGATCTGGTCTTTCCCTATGTCTGCCATGTGCACCTGCGGGACTCGACCAGCGATCAAATTCAGGTTCCAGTCGGCTTAGGAGAAATCGATTACAGCCGTCTGATCAGCATGCTGGAACGACAGGAATATCACCAGTTCCTCTCAGTGGAGATTCTTCCGGCTTTATTGAAAGATGTCGACCGCGCCCTGGAATTGCGTAAGTTGCGAATGCTTTTGGAATCCGTAGTGATCTAATCTCTCATCGCTTTCCAACCACAACATGACAACAAAGAAAAAACGGCATCTCATATTCAATTGAGATGCCGTTTTGTATTTGTATTACGCCGTGTCAGGTTTATTTGTAATCGTTGGGATTTCCAAACAAACCACCACCACTGGAACCGGAAGTATCTTCTGCATTGCCGCCGAGGAGCGGCCCTTTACGTTTCCGTTCGTAGGCTGGTTGCTCTTCTGCTTGTTCGGCTGGAGAATCTGGCTTATCACTCAATGCTTTGAGTGACAGGCTGATTCGTTTTCGATTCGGATCAACTTCGAGCACCTTCGCCGTTGTTTCCTGACCTGTGGTCAAAATTTCCGTGACCCGTTTCACACGACGGTGATCCAGTTCACTGATATGAATCAATCCTTCCAGACCGGGCTCCAATTCGACGAATGCTCCGAAGTCAGTGGTCCGGGTGACTTTTCCCGTCACGGTGGAATCAGCTGCGTAACGATCTTCCGCCAGCTGCCACGGATCCTGCTGCAGTTGTTTCATGCCCAGACTGATGCGGTTTTTCTCGCGATCAATCTTGAGAATTTTCACATTGATCTGCTGCTGTTCGCTCAAGGCATCCTTGGGATGTTTAATGCGGTTCCAGCTAATCTCGCCAATGTGTAGAAAGCCATCAATTCCACCGATATCTACGAACGCACCATAGTCCTTAATGTTTTTGACCGTTCCCGTATGCTCTTGACCAATGGCCAGCTTTTCCCACAGTTCTTTCTGAATTTCTTCACGTTCTGCTTCGAGATATTTTCGGCGGCTGACAACCAGATTTCGTTTCTTGGGATTCACTTCAGTAATTTGTACGGTCAGTTTCTGACCCACAAACGGTTCCAGGTCTCCCACGAAATACAGATCGGCCTGACTGGCGGGCAGGAAGCCTCTGAGGCTTCCGACATTCACTTCCAGTCCTCCTTTGTTGGATTTATTGACGACGCACTCAACGACCTGTCCGGCAGAAACGGCATCCCAGTCACCAGCGGGTTTGTGATGTCCACGTGGTAATGAAAGTTGAATCAAACCTTCTGCTTCTTTAATGCTGGTGACTTTGACGTCGATTTCCTGTCCTGCTTCAGGTGGCTTATCACCAAATTGTCGCAGGGGTACGATCCCGGGAGTTCCCAGAGCCTTGCTCCCCAAATCAACAAAGACATCGTCGTTATTGATGGATTCAACAATCCCTTTCAGGCGATCGCCTTCAGCCAATCCCTCATCAGCGGGAGTTGCAGCTGCTGGTTTCGCCGCTGTGCCCGCGGCGGCTGCTTCCGCTGCCGCTTCTTCATCGCTCAATGTCTTAGGAAGTTCCTGGCCTCCCTGTGCTGACAGAGCAGCAGCCAGTTCTTCTTCCAGTCCTTCGCCCAGATCATCAACTTCAGGTGGAATATCAATGGGAACTGCTGCTTCGGCAATCTGCAGCATCGCCGCTTCGTCAAGTTCTTCCTGCGAAACCTCTTCAGATGACGCTGCTTCTTCCCCATCCGCTGCTTTCGATTGAGGAGGCAGACTCGTACCAGGCGAAGGCTTTGCTTTGAACTGTTCCGGATCAACCTTAGGCTTCAGCTGGACTTTACGTTCCGTTTTAGCAGGCTCCGACTGCTCGGAAGCTTCTGCCGCTTGTGGGCTCTCTTCATTGCCTGTTTCTGCAGTCGTTGCCGATTCAGCAACCGGTTCGGCCTGAGGTTCTTCCTGTGGCGCAGAGGCAGCAGCTTCTTCCGTCACACCAGCTGCATCGGCAGACTGTCCTTGATCGGCGGGCGCATTCGCTTCCACTGCTTCTTCACTGGTTTTGATTTCTTCAGTTGATGGTTGTTCTGAACTCATGGGAGATGAACTTTCTCGCCTAATTACATACATTAAAAACAGGATTGATTTGAAACCGAATTGCCTGGCTCATCACGAACAGGATACCACTTTTTGCGGGGACCTCAAATTTCATGCGAAAAGCCATCTGGACTATGTAAAAGAGTATCACCGCTGCTACGCCCCTGCAATTCGCAGAGCCTAGTTTTCCGATTTTTTCACTTTTGCTTTCACGCAACGTAACCCCAATGCAGGGCTGGTACTTCTAGGTGCTATCTTCGCTCGAAATGCCGATCGCAGGCCGTCATAGCGATCCATCCAGGAGCCTCCCCGTATCACGCGAGGCGAATCAGCAGCCCCGAAGCCCCATACACTACCATCCGCGGGAGCATTTTTATAGGTCTCGTGCCAGGGATCTGCAACGAACTCCCAAAGGTATCCGTGCATGTCATACAATCCCCACGGATTTGGCTTCAAAGCACCAACGGGGGGATCATTTCCGGCTGCATTTCCGGTATGCCAGGCGTATTCGTCGAGGTTTCCAGCCTGTTTGCCGACATCCCCCGGTTTTTGGGCTACATCACCGAAACTATATTCTGTCGTCGTTCCAGCACGACAACAGTATTCCCACTCGGCTTCGGTGGGCAGCCGGATTTCTTCATCGGCGGCGATAAGTCTGTTTTTCCGCAGCAATTTCGTCAATTTCTGACAAAACTGATTGGCGGTCCGCCAGTCGAACATTTCTGCGGAATTACGTGGCCCTTTCCAGCGACTGGGATTCTCTCCCATGACGGCCTGATACAAATTTTGCGGGACTTCATACTTGGCGATCCAGAAATCTTCACCCAAAGTCACCTTATGAACAGGCATTTCCGCGGGCGCGCCTTTTGAAGAGCCCATTTGAAACGATTTCGGGAATTTTCCTTTTCCAGGCGTGATCGGCACCAGTTCTTTAACAAACTGTTTGAGTAATGCGGTCTGTTTTGCATTGGGAGCAACTCCCGCGGCTGCCTCCTGCTTTTTGTCAGCAAACAGCAGGCCCACTCCGAACACAGACAGAAATATTCCTAACAGGAGGAACGGTTCAAGAGACGCGGCAATTGGTTTGTAATGTTTCATGTGCTTCACTACTGCTTCTGAATTTGTTAGGGTACTCTTTTGAATCCTATTTTATCAATGCGGGATGGAATCCGAAAGTGGAGTGACGATTCGTGTGCCTGCTTCAATCCATTCTTTCTCGCTCTTTTCTGTTTTGCCAGTCAGGTTAATTCATGTCAGAATCAGTTCCTTCGTTTCCTCGCAGCATTGATTTGGTTTCGCATCAGGAATGCCAACTGGTTGTCGTCGATGTGCAGGAAAAGCTGGTCCCCGCCATTCCCGTCGCGAAAAAACTGATTCACAGACTTCAACAATTAGTACAGGCAGCCACCCTGTTTCAAATCCCCGTGAGCTCTACCGAGCAATATCCCAAAGGACTGGGCGCCACGATTCCGGAACTCGCCTCTCTGCTGCCGACTCCCATTGAAAAACTGCGATTCAGTGCCGCCGAGTGCTTAGGTTGGGGAGGGGCTACTAACACCGTCGATAATCGTACGAAAATCGTGCTGACGGGAATTGAAGCGCATATCTGTGTGCAGCAAACCGCTCTGGATTTGTTAGCAGCCGGTTATCGCGTTATCATTCCCATAGATGCGATTGCCAGCCGCAATCAACTGGATTGGAACTTCGCCATCAAACGCATGGAGAATTCGGGAGCGTGTATTACAACCGCTGAATCCCTCTTATTTGAATGGTGTGAGGTTGCAGGCACCGATGAATTTAAACAGATCAGTCGCCTGGTGACTGGAAAATAAACACCGACCTGGAATATCGTTTGCGAAAAATTAAATCCTTTCTGAGCATTTTCAAAGCATAAAGAGCCAAAGCCATGATCACCGAACATCATCTTCACAGCCCGATTCAACCCCCACGTCG
This window of the Gimesia fumaroli genome carries:
- a CDS encoding sugar phosphate isomerase/epimerase family protein gives rise to the protein MFVAASSRCFSDESFEVSCERLTDLEFDKIEIWMDEESDHLKPSEVANSPEDFYSRFKEVTRLTPIAFCLENDIDPDSFQSLCKTAKLMRIAQITIPASPLGTPFNSEIDRLKALLEIASRDGICLSIKTKTGQLTEDPRTATELCQSVKGLGLTLDPSYYTCGPYSNTSYDLVFPYVCHVHLRDSTSDQIQVPVGLGEIDYSRLISMLERQEYHQFLSVEILPALLKDVDRALELRKLRMLLESVVI
- a CDS encoding S1 RNA-binding domain-containing protein yields the protein MSSEQPSTEEIKTSEEAVEANAPADQGQSADAAGVTEEAAASAPQEEPQAEPVAESATTAETGNEESPQAAEASEQSEPAKTERKVQLKPKVDPEQFKAKPSPGTSLPPQSKAADGEEAASSEEVSQEELDEAAMLQIAEAAVPIDIPPEVDDLGEGLEEELAAALSAQGGQELPKTLSDEEAAAEAAAAGTAAKPAAATPADEGLAEGDRLKGIVESINNDDVFVDLGSKALGTPGIVPLRQFGDKPPEAGQEIDVKVTSIKEAEGLIQLSLPRGHHKPAGDWDAVSAGQVVECVVNKSNKGGLEVNVGSLRGFLPASQADLYFVGDLEPFVGQKLTVQITEVNPKKRNLVVSRRKYLEAEREEIQKELWEKLAIGQEHTGTVKNIKDYGAFVDIGGIDGFLHIGEISWNRIKHPKDALSEQQQINVKILKIDREKNRISLGMKQLQQDPWQLAEDRYAADSTVTGKVTRTTDFGAFVELEPGLEGLIHISELDHRRVKRVTEILTTGQETTAKVLEVDPNRKRISLSLKALSDKPDSPAEQAEEQPAYERKRKGPLLGGNAEDTSGSSGGGLFGNPNDYK
- a CDS encoding formylglycine-generating enzyme family protein; amino-acid sequence: MKHYKPIAASLEPFLLLGIFLSVFGVGLLFADKKQEAAAGVAPNAKQTALLKQFVKELVPITPGKGKFPKSFQMGSSKGAPAEMPVHKVTLGEDFWIAKYEVPQNLYQAVMGENPSRWKGPRNSAEMFDWRTANQFCQKLTKLLRKNRLIAADEEIRLPTEAEWEYCCRAGTTTEYSFGDVAQKPGDVGKQAGNLDEYAWHTGNAAGNDPPVGALKPNPWGLYDMHGYLWEFVADPWHETYKNAPADGSVWGFGAADSPRVIRGGSWMDRYDGLRSAFRAKIAPRSTSPALGLRCVKAKVKKSEN
- a CDS encoding isochorismatase family protein is translated as MSESVPSFPRSIDLVSHQECQLVVVDVQEKLVPAIPVAKKLIHRLQQLVQAATLFQIPVSSTEQYPKGLGATIPELASLLPTPIEKLRFSAAECLGWGGATNTVDNRTKIVLTGIEAHICVQQTALDLLAAGYRVIIPIDAIASRNQLDWNFAIKRMENSGACITTAESLLFEWCEVAGTDEFKQISRLVTGK